From Nicotiana tabacum cultivar K326 chromosome 15, ASM71507v2, whole genome shotgun sequence, the proteins below share one genomic window:
- the LOC107785708 gene encoding serine/threonine-protein kinase PBS1: MGCFSCFDSKEEEKLNPQRDDRKEVHLTAPSNISRLSSGADRLKTRSINGSKREFLGLKDAPDVQIAAHTFTFRELAAATSNFRPESFIGEGGFGRVYKGRLPSGQVVAVKQLDRNGLQGNREFLVEVLMLSLLHHPNLVNLIGYCADGDQRLLVYEFMPLGSLEDHLHDLPPDKEPLDWNTRMKIAAGAAKGLEYLHDKANPPVIYRDFKSSNILLEENFFPKLSDFGLAKLGPTGDKSHVSTRVMGTYGYCAPEYAMTGQLTVKSDVYSFGVVFLELITGRKAIDSTMPQGEQNLVAWARPLFNDRRKFAKLADPRLQGQFPMRGLYQALAVASMCIQEQAPARPLIGDVVTALSYLANQVDDKRNKDDRGGRICRNEDGAGGGGSGRKWPDLDGGSEKEDSPRETARMLNRDLDRERAVAEAKMWGENWREKRRQNAQGSFDGTNG, encoded by the exons ATGGGTTGCTTCTCCTGTTTTGATTCAAAGGAAGAGGAGAAGCTGAATCCTCAGAGAGATGATCGCAAGGAAGTCCATCTGACGGCTCCTTCAAATATATCCAGGTTATCTTCAG GAGCAGACAGACTGAAAACAAGAAGTATCAATGGTTCGAAGAGAGAGTTTTTGGGGCTAAAGGATGCACCTGACGTTCAGATAGCTGCACACACATTCACTTTCCGTGAGCTTGCAGCTGCTACAAGTAACTTCAGGCCAGAATCTTTTATAGGTGAAGGAGGGTTTGGACGTGTGTATAAAGGGCGACTACCTAGCGGTCAG GTTGTTGCAGTAAAGCAATTGGATAGGAATGGGCTTCAGGGTAATAGAGAATTTTTAGTGGAGGTGCTTATGCTTAGTCTTCTTCATCATCCTAACTTGGTGAACTTAATTGGTTATTGTGCTGACGGGGACCAGAGGCTTCTTGTCTACGAGTTCATGCCTTTGGGATCACTAGAGGATCACCTTCATG ATCTCCCTCCTGATAAAGAGCCACTAGATTGGAACACGAGAATGAAGATAGCAGCTGGTGCAGCAAAAGGTTTGGAGTACCTTCATGATAAGGCAAACCCTCCTGTTATTTATAGGGACTTCAAGTCATCCAACATATTGCTCGAGGAAAATTTTTTCCCGAAGCTTTCAGATTTTGGGCTTGCAAAACTTGGTCCTACTGGAGACAAGTCACATGTGTCCACAAGGGTCATGGGAACTTATGGTTACTGTGCCCCTGAGTATGCCATGACTGGACAATTGACTGTAAAATCTGATGTCTATAGTTTTGGGGTTGTCTTCTTGGAGCTTATCACTGGGCGTAAGGCTATTGACAGCACCATGCCTCAGGGAGAGCAAAACCTTGTCGCATGG GCTAGGCCACTGTTTAATGATCGTAGGAAGTTTGCAAAATTAGCAGATCCAAGGCTGCAAGGACAATTTCCAATGAGAGGTCTATACCAAGCTTTAGCTGTGGCGTCCATGTGTATCCAAGAACAGGCTCCTGCTCGTCCTCTAATAGGGGATGTGGTTACTGCCCTTTCTTATCTAGCAAATCAGGTAGATGATAAGAGAAATAAAGATGATAGAGGTGGGAGAATATGTAGGAATGAAGATGGGGCTGGAGGAGGAGGATCAGGACGGAAATGGCCGGACTTGGATGGAGGATCTGAGAAGGAGGATTCCCCAAGGGAAACAGCAAGGATGTTAAACAGGGATTTGGACCGAGAAAGAGCAGTTGCGGAGGCTAAAATGTGGGGCGAAAATTGGAGAGAAAAGAGAAGACAAAATGCGCAAGGCAGTTTTGATGGCACTAATGGATAG